Proteins encoded by one window of Erythrobacter sp.:
- a CDS encoding MarR family transcriptional regulator, producing MRITDIPEAEAFILHWGEMGSHWGVNRSVSQVHALLYLSDRPLHAEEICETLGLARSNVSNALKELQGYGIVRRQHVSGDRRDHFVAETDLWDMLMKIAVERKKREIDPTIATLAALSEQLKGRTDVPAHVQERIGRMHEFLGTLGHWYDDVRRLPKGTLVTLMKLGGRVARFIPSRGAGTGEGSSKH from the coding sequence GTGCGGATTACCGATATTCCCGAAGCCGAGGCCTTTATCCTCCACTGGGGGGAAATGGGTTCGCATTGGGGGGTGAACCGCTCGGTGAGCCAGGTCCACGCGCTGCTCTACCTGTCGGACAGGCCGCTGCACGCGGAGGAGATTTGCGAGACGCTGGGGCTGGCGCGGAGCAATGTTTCCAACGCGCTCAAGGAATTGCAGGGCTACGGCATCGTCCGCCGCCAGCATGTTAGCGGGGACCGGCGCGATCACTTCGTCGCCGAGACCGATCTCTGGGACATGCTGATGAAGATCGCCGTCGAGCGCAAGAAGCGCGAGATCGACCCCACCATCGCCACCCTTGCCGCACTGTCCGAACAGCTCAAGGGCCGCACCGATGTGCCCGCGCATGTGCAGGAGCGGATCGGGCGGATGCACGAATTTCTCGGCACGCTGGGCCACTGGTACGACGACGTCCGCCGCCTGCCCAAAGGCACGCTGGTAACGCTGATGAAGCTGGGCGGCCGGGTGGCGCGGTTCATTCCTTCGCGCGGTGCTGGCACCGGGGAGGGGTCTTCCAAGCATTGA